Within Xiphias gladius isolate SHS-SW01 ecotype Sanya breed wild chromosome 14, ASM1685928v1, whole genome shotgun sequence, the genomic segment AACTTCTGTTGAGAGCTGGCTTCATTGTGAGTTATAGTGAACATcatatcagtctttttttagtttttaatcagGATGTAGACACAGTGTCAGTCCTTTAACTGTGTCTTTTCCTTGTATCCCTTGAGCTTCAGCCTTCAGGTCTCGTCcataaaaaatcaaaacagttatATTCACATAAAGAGTGACTGGTCTGCTCTATCCTGCATTAGTTACCAGTTATTCAACTGAAAACAACTTATGCTTTGATGTGGCAACAGTAAATCCAGACTGTGATTCCCTGATGACCTCCGCCTCAGTCTCTGATTTTGACCTTCGCCCTTGATCGTCCAGCCTCACCCAGACCTCTTCCTCCTTAACTGGAAATGCACCACAGGAAGCCAAAAAGTGGCCTTCATCACTTCCTCTGCTCTGATTATGTGACAGCGCCCCCTCTGGCTGTTTCCTACATCCAGGCCTTCCTCATACAACCTCCGCCCCGAGCCTCTCGACTCTTCACTCTTCAGGATGGGCGACACCTGCTCTCATCACTTCAGCCCATACACATGCAGCTGGCAGCAGACAATGACTGGATGGTCCTCCACGTGGTCTGGGCGTCCATGAAGGAAACCGACTCGTACCGGTTGGGCCGGCAGCAGGGGTGGCTGCTGACCTTGCGCCGAGGCAGCGACCCATTTTCCAGCAGCTCCTTCAGTGCCAGGTCATAATTTGTTCTTGAAGACTGACAGGAGCCCACACAAAACTTAAAGAGCACAATCTCATCTGAGTCAAACCCCAGGCCCAGGTCCCGAAccctcatttctctcttctccacaCGGCAGtccctgctgctctgctgtggcCGCCTGTTTTTACCTTTAccctttttatctctttttcctgtctgttcctcttcctccttttctttcctcttcctcttcttctttttcttctgtgatcCCTTGGGTTGAGGTTCTGTGGGGTCAGAGGAGCGTGGAGAGCGCCCCGCCCAGCGACTACTGGGATGGTCATCCACCTCATCCATTACAAAGGGGTCtgaaatggaaaggaaaaaggagtGGTAAACAGGGAGCGTTGCAGTGAAAGTCAGCATTTATTCAGAGTAATTATGAGCAACAACATTCAAAATCTCCTGCCGAATCTACAATTTCACACTACCTTATAACTTAAAATAACTTGTCACCTTTTAAATcacatgtaaatatattaaGATGATTGAGATACAAAGAAGATCCCCAGTCACATGCCCTTTTTCCATTCTAATACTGCGTGGTGAAGCAGATGTGCTGTAAATTACTCTTTAGTAGGAGCTTCAGTACCATGTAGAGCATGCCAAGTAGAGTAAGGGTCGCTGTCGTCTTCCTGCTCCTCGTCCTCTACCACCTCTGGAAACGTCACAGGAAGCTCTCGCTCCTCCTGGCCTCCCAGCATGCCCACAGCATGGCCTGAGTCTGATCCCCCACCAGCAGCGCCAGCTTTCATATGAGCTCCTTCCACtagaggcagcagagagaggagcacCGAGAGAAGCACCTGCAGGACACAGATGACATGTGAGCTGGCAGAAAGAAATCTGAGCGATATATTTAATTGACTTTCTTGCATGTTAAAGTTGGTataataaatggataaattaGTGAATAAGCCAGggactgcttttcaaaaaacaaaattgccaCTAGGGCATGGAAAGTAGTTTATTAAATTAGTCGttcttaaagctgcattgattgattttttttttttttttggccaattgGGGCCAGACcaacaagttgtaaacacaaaacTGGCATAGTATCATCCTATAAAATTGATGTGGTAAACTTGCTAGCAAACATTTgactatttacacattcagcagatatGGAGGACCATTAGCATGTTGTAACTCCAATATATACttttgttttagctctgttaTGGTCTCCATGCTAAGACAGTTTCACTAGTTAGTTGTTAACTTTGTCTGCTATCTGTTGATGCACAGGTagtgtacatgtgttttttttttgctgcctaCTGTGGCTGAAAAATAATGCTGCTaaagctgtgagagtgaaccaaaacagtaaagttgcaggccatacaatcaaaacaatgacctgaaagacACTTTTGCAACGTAGAACTgagagaaactgcagagttgggagCTACTTTATTAAGCAATattattttagcatatttattcatattgcATCTTTTAGTAGAACCAGGCTAACTTTTCCACAATTTTCAGcctttatgttaagctaagctaaccagctgctggctgtagtttcatatttaacagtACCAAAGTGAAAGAGGTATcaaacttctcatctaactctcagcaagaaaaagaatacgtgcatttcctaaaatgttgaacaattCCCTTGTGCAGATTTTTGATTATGCACTGTACTCAGCTACTTCCAGAAAGGTAAGAATGAAACAGAGTGGCATACAGTTCTTCAGGGAACCTTACTTACAAACAAAAGATGGTCGCCACCAGAGGAATTGGCTGTTTAGTCGtatattcatattaaaatgGTAACAACCATGATGCCATACTGGTGCTTTAATCGTGACCATGTACTTCATAACAAAACTAAGTtgacaaagtgctttacaaatataaaaaaccCTTATAAGAGGACATAAAGCACAGACCTTTTCAGAAGATCTGTCTTAAGCCTATCTCACCAAAAGTGATCTCACTTACTCTTCAGGTATACTTATGTCAAATAACTCTGCTTTCTTTCCGCCCGGGATCAAGCTTTGTCCACTGGCTTTTAATTTAGCAATGAAAGCTTCAGCGTTGACATGGTTTTATGGAAAGCTCAGGCCTGAGCCTCGTGGGGATGGATTTCATTAACAATTTATACCTACACATAACTCATCCTCTAGTTTATAGTGGTCTGTActgtggaaatgaaaaatgataagTCTGGTGGTTATTTGCAGAGATGGTGATTTCATATGAATTGATGGCAAAtaaaaagagtgagaaaaagacagatgaaaagtAGAAGTAGTAACAGAAgataagaggaagaaaaagcagaagagcagaggaaagtTTCATGGTGCTCTTTGGCAACGACGTCTGTTTCTGACAAACCTTGGCCCTTGCTGACATTACATAGGTCTTCTCCTGTCTAGCCTTCCTCCAAACCCTCCATTTGGTCCCAcctggagagaaagggaaaaagagggaaagaggaatgTAAGAACAAGAACGAGCCACCACTCCATCAACCTTTCTCCTCCAAGAACTCCCTTTGAAAAGGGTAACATAAACTAAAGGCACAACATGCGGGCAATATGATGTCTATACATTCACAATTGTTgagatactgtaaaaaaaaacacacacaaaaaaaaaaaaaaacagccccgTGGGCCCCTGAGTGAGCTGACGTGTCACATAAATCACGTCTCCAATGCATGAGGACAGCATGTTTGTTGCTGCTTCAGTAAAAGACCAGTGTTTGCTGCCAGCTAGTGTGGCTAGTGTTGGCTTGTCAGTTCATACATCCATGCAAACAGCCCCAGTCCAGCAACAAAAGGCAGCATCTGCGATATACTTGTCAAAGGCATTCTTCAGGGTTATTCCTGTGGCAGAGGTACAAGCAGGGGGAACCAGGCATAGCGAGGGCTCTTCGCGGAGGTCCCAGACAAAAACCACAGAGATGCAGGACAGGTGATAAGAAGTGTCACGGATGCAGATGTTTATATATAGTACGTGCAGAGTGGAGGATTGTGCTGGCTGCGGGGCGCCCATAACATGAGGTCATCAGGTTGTTTTGTGGCCCCCAAAATGTGAAAGTCAGCGGAGGGTCAGAGCATCATTTACTTCAAAAACGGGGTAGTATTCAGTGGTAGGAACTTAAAATGTTTCTCATCTATCCTGCATCAGTTCTGCAAAAAAGTGCTGCTTTTGGAAtagtcattaggatacatcctCTGGGTACTATGAAcatctgtgcaaaatttcatgggaTTCAATCcagtagttgagatatttcagtctggaccaaagtggtggaccaacccaCCAACGGACGGACCAATagactgacactgccatccaCAGAGCTGTGCTTCTACCAtggtcaaaaatacaaaaaaccaTTATCAAATATCAGTGTCATACCAATTTTCATACTAAATAGACTTTGGAATTCATTTTTGTACTGATCAaggccacacacacagctaGTATGAACAAGGGGAATGATTACTGCGACCAAAAACTCTTTTAATGTACTTATGGCCATGTCATTAAAAGGACCGGCTtgaaaaaatctattttgtaTTCTCTTATCTTTTGATGAATCATTTAGTCCAAGGGTTCAAAACCGTTTTGGCTGGTAAATCCTTTAAAGAAgggatgttttccttttttaaggaGAAGGAAAACCCTTTTTTTGTGGGTTGTGAGCCTTTGTCTTTGGTTGTGGACATAGAACCAAACAAAGAGCAACAATTTCAAGGCcctttagtagctgttctggagcgTTTAATCATATCTCaggatcttcctcagcagattgATTATGCCCAGTCGTCATGGATTTGTAgattttcaaatcaattttttctGAGCCATTTAAGGACTTCTTGTACATGTATATTAAagtaataatgatataaaatagagTGTAGTAGCAAATCTTCCTCCCACTTGAACTTGATGTTCGTTCATTTTGCTTGATAACTGACTTAAAAGATTGTCAACATTGCTGTTGATTCATTGTATTTAAAAGGTTGTGGGGGGTTCTGAAGACTGGGAAGAGACTCTGGAGATTTCTGACTGCTCCCAAGTCAAGGTTAAAAACTAGAAGTAATTCTGCTTTTGCTGTTTGGAGCAGCCTCCTCCAAAGTCTCACAGATGCCAAATCAGTGCATAAATCCCACTTTCCTCttgcttcttttaaaatgtcataactTCAGCTTTGTGGTTTGTATGCTCTTTCTTCTCCGTccctttttattctttctttcagtttacTTCCTCTTGAAAAGTACTTTGTaacttctgttttgaaaaatgcaaagttAGTTGCCTGAAGCAACATTCTGCCCACAGACACCTCCAACATCTTTGAAACCACATCTGTCATCTCTAAGAGACTTTGTATAACCTTGGCACTGAACTACAGCCATCCTGTACGCCCATAGCAATGTATTCGAGCATGCACTGTTCGTGTGTTCGTAGATCTCGCTGATATATAGTGTACCATGTTTatttaacagtcaaaaacaatCCCGGCAGCTCTGTCTATGCAATGAGATGGAAGACTGACAAAAAGTTAAGGATCACAGGTCACGATAAAACCTGTTGATGCATTTATGCAATCCTGCAAGCTCCAGCTGTAGCGATCCAGTCAAGGGAAAGTGGAGTTACAGACACTGAGGGGTAGGAGAAGGAACGAGAGGACGAGGAGAGACAAACTGAGCATAATtcaggcagacacacagacagagtacACGCCAAGGCTGCAACCTAAAACCAAACTGTGCTGACTCCTtggctctccatctccctctgtctctgatCTGATTTAAAACCTATCAGCAGTGTGAGGTGGGACAGCGGGCTACAGATCCTCATTGAGTCTCAGGAGAGGTGCCATTTTGAGTCACTGATGCCACAGCTGGGAGTGTTTAGTCCCTTTTAGATCAGCGAGTCTACATGGGCCTGTCTGCTGGTTCATTTCACCCCGGCACTCTGGAGCTGTTTACAGCCCGACGCCTCCAGCCTATTCGGTGCATGAGGTGGGCGGGGGAGTCGTGGGGTGGAGAGAGGATTAAAAAAGGAGCGGGACACTGGTCCTGAAGAGCTCCAGACTGACACAAGTCTACTcatagtgtgtgtatgtacagtttCAGATCAAACACTGCATGTTTGCATTTCTATGTGTGTTTAGAAAGGTGAGCATGTGTTTCTTCCTTGTTCGGCTGATTAAAGCCTTTGGCTTGTCCATCAGGTTGCATGTCTGCAGCAGGGAGAGCGGAGTTCTTGTCACCTTCCATTTCCATTGTTGGTCCTCTGCACTCCAGTTGTTGTTCACAGTTAGTTAAGTGGATAAGCCCTCCTGAAGCAAGTACAACCCATAAAGCCAGAGGCAGCTACTATTTGCAGAGCTTATTCTGCTGTTGTGAATTGTTTTCCCAAATACTCTTTAAGTTCTTGGAGAGGATGgatgtggattttgttttgggGATATTTATGAGGTAAAAGAACAGAGACTGCGTGCACTAAAGTAAGTCAGTTCACCAACTACAATGTGCACTGAACAGGCGTATACCCTAAAGCAGGGATATTATGAGACTTTTTACTCATTATCGTCAGCATTTGGACCTTCATCTTACAGCCATCATGTGATATTAAACTCATGACTATACTACCCTAAAgccaaaacaaagtaaatacatAATTGGTCAAAAATAACTTAAGAcctgaaacagattttttggCATCTTactaaataaagattattatgaCACAGAAaggtgtgaatttttttttttttgggggggggcagcatTTTAACTTTGCAACAAAATAGAAAACGGTGGTAAAAACCAAAGTGCCCCTAGTTAAGGCTAGCTGGTGGGTTAGCCTTAGCCAAAGCTAAATTACTCTGTTTTCTGCaattgtaaaatacatttttatgctCCGGCATCTTAGTTATTGAGTTTTTCATGCCACATGAATAAGGAAGTGGCTAAATATGATGGTAATGGAGATAAAAATCACACGAGATGAACTAGTACTGCTAAAACACAAGGATCTTAGCTTATCAGAGTAGCAGTAACTGCCGTCTGTGTAGCTTCTGATTCCATGGAATTCACATGATTTGATGTGGTTGAGCTACCTTTAAATCATATATTTAAAGAGTTTCAttaaagattaatttattaaattagcCCATTAGTTCAAATTGACAAGAgagctgattaaaaaacaagaacatcGTAGATACTGCGTTTTCCGCGTGCCCTTTAGATTGTCCTATTatctaaaaaatgtttgtgaagTCTGTGACAATGGTTAATTATCAGCCTTAAAGGCATAAATTTAAGGTTTTATAACTTATGTATCTGTCAAACATTTGGCTAAGAGCCTTCAAACTTCCCTctcaaattcttttttcttaaagccAATGTAGTTACGGCTCTCTGGACTGGGAAGGACAgataaataataacataattcCTTCTTTATTACTTTCAAAGATGTTATTAAGACTATTAATATTGCTATTtccaacagagacacagaaaggaaGCAGGGCAACATAAcataaatgtgtttctaattAGTCATCTATGCGCCTACTGTATACTATTACACCATCAGACCTGAGCTTTGCCCACAGAGCCTCCATAAACCTCTcaccaagtgaaaaaaaaaagacaaaaaaaaaacgctccCAACTTTCCTGTTGTTTCGCCTCCCTCTAAAAGCCAAACTTCTCTGATAATGACCTCCTATTAGAGACACACTCTGTTCTCCGCTTTAAGCGCGTGCGTGTACGTGAAACATTCTGACCTCCAGCTTTAACCTGTCACTAACGCGGCGCCTGATTGCAGGAGCtaggagaaaaacaagagtaCAGTAAATCACCGTTGGCTCAATAAAAG encodes:
- the LOC120799192 gene encoding uncharacterized protein LOC120799192; this encodes MTHRSVWIAKTMRCTQRGRGGPPVLSGAHLEQKIAHRAAGGTKWRVWRKARQEKTYVMSARAKVLLSVLLSLLPLVEGAHMKAGAAGGGSDSGHAVGMLGGQEERELPVTFPEVVEDEEQEDDSDPYSTWHALHDPFVMDEVDDHPSSRWAGRSPRSSDPTEPQPKGSQKKKKKRKRKEKEEEEQTGKRDKKGKGKNRRPQQSSRDCRVEKREMRVRDLGLGFDSDEIVLFKFCVGSCQSSRTNYDLALKELLENGSLPRRKVSSHPCCRPNRYESVSFMDAQTTWRTIQSLSAASCMCMG